Genomic DNA from Salvia miltiorrhiza cultivar Shanhuang (shh) chromosome 1, IMPLAD_Smil_shh, whole genome shotgun sequence:
AGCACAGACAAGCAGCGAATCGGCCGAAATGTTGTAAAACAAACAGAACCTGTTGATGAACTTATAGTTGCACTTGTCTGCCGTGTATCCAACTAAACGGGATCCATGCTCCTTGCTCCGCCCTCGTCTCAGCTCTCTCCTGTAACCTTCTAATTCTTGGACTCAGCCCACACACATATTCCTGAGCTTTCTGCCCTTGAGCAGATAGTCCTCTTAAATCACCCACTTTCCATACACTGATCAAGTGCTCGAGGATGTCGGCATAGTCTTTGGCAGTGTATACGCCGAGGCGCTGAGCAACAGCTGAGAAGTTGCCGAAAAGGTTATCATCACGGCCATCATACATCATATAGGCCGGCATGGTGATCTTCTTCCTCATCATGTCAGCAAAAGCCAGCACTGTTGCATCAGGGTCCATCTCGAATAGCTTTCCTGATATCTTGGTGTATGCAGCTTCATGGCGCTTCTCGTCTGCTGCAATGGTGCCACAGATTTGAGCTAGTTTGATGTCCCCATGCTTCTTCGCTAGCCTTGCAGTGTTGCCATGGGAGATGAAAGTAGCTCTCTCTTGGAAGGATGTATATATAAATCCAAGGTATGGATTGTTCTGTGTCCCAACATCCTGACAAAAGATGAGTTCACATACAGCTCAGTTAGACATACAAATTCAACTGCTCACAAATGCCATTCCCTGATTATTTTATTAGGGATCcattaattg
This window encodes:
- the LOC130996402 gene encoding stearoyl-[acyl-carrier-protein] 9-desaturase, chloroplastic-like, translating into MCLHCTARIFCRDIETIKKPFISPQQKVHVQVTTHSMPPQKMEIFKSLEGWAEDNVLIHLKPVETCWQPQDFLPDPCRDDFQEQVKELRERAKGIPDDYFVVLVGDMITEEALPTYQTYLNTFDGVRDETGASPTPWAVWNRAWTAEENRHGHLLNKYLYLSGRVDMKLIDKTIQYLIGSGMDVGTQNNPYLGFIYTSFQERATFISHGNTARLAKKHGDIKLAQICGTIAADEKRHEAAYTKISGKLFEMDPDATVLAFADMMRKKITMPAYMMYDGRDDNLFGNFSAVAQRLGVYTAKDYADILEHLISVWKVGDLRGLSAQGQKAQEYVCGLSPRIRRLQERAETRAEQGAWIPFSWIHGRQVQL